Genomic DNA from Betaproteobacteria bacterium:
ATCCGGCCCAGCCGCGCGATCTTCTGCTCCTGGCTGCGGCGCGTCGTAATGTCGTGGAAAATCACCTGGACCAAACCCGTATCAAGCATCTTGAGGCTGACCTCGGCAGGAAAGGCGCTCTCGTCCTTGCGCTTGATCATGCGTTCGAACCGCAGGACCTGCCCCGAACGGACCTGTTCCATGCGCTTGGTATGGATTTCCCGATCCTCTTCCAGATAGGTCACTTTGCCGTTCATGCCGATCAACTCGTTCTCGGTGTAGCCGAGAAGCTCGCAGCCCCGGGAATTCACCAGAATGAAGTTTCCTCCCGCGTCGCTGATGAATATGCCGTCCGCCGCCTGCTCGATGAGTTGGCGGTACTTGGCTTCGCTTTCCCGCAACGCCTGTCCTGCGTGCTTGCGTTCGGTGATGTCACGGGTGATGCCTAACAGCTCTTGAACTCTGCCCGCGGCAGTACGTAACGGGACAGCGCGAGTTTCCAACCAGCGACGCGCTCCTTTGAGACCGATCACCTCGAATTCGAGCGCGCCGCTCTCGCCCTGCATTACCCGTTTGTGCAGGTCGCCAAAAGCGGCCCGGTGTTCGGGCACAATGAACTCCAGCAGGGATTGTTGCTGTGCCTCCGCCAGCGAACTCGCTTGCAGCATGGCCAGTCCTGCCTGGTTCATTTCCAGTAGCTTCCCGTCGCCGGCGACGACCTTCACGCATTCCGGCTCGGTCTCGATGATCGCCCGCAAGCGTGTTTCGCTTTTCCGCAGCGCCTCCTCGTCCCGCTTGCGTTCGGTGATGTTGTAGGCCACCACGATCCTGGCGGGCCTGCCTTCCAACACAAGATCGTGAGACGCGATTTCTACGTCGATCAGCTCGCCGCTCTTTGCTTGGTGTTTCCAGAATTCCGGCTTGTTGACCATTGGGAGCGGTTTTGCAACGTGATCGACGAGCCGGGGGAGGTCTTTCTCGGGGCGAATGTCCTTGATGGTCATTGCGAGAAACTCTTCGCGGTTGAATCCGTAGCGTGCTATCGCAGTGTCGTTCACCGCCAGGAAACGCAGCGTCTCGATGTCGTACACCCACATCGGATGCGGATTGCTTTGGAACAGCGCGCGGTATCGCTTCTCGCTCTCACGCAACTGGTTTGCGAGCGCCTGGCGCGCATGTCGCTCCTCGGCCTCTTTTATCGCCCTTTCCACCGCGGCAGGAAGACGGAGCAAGTTGTTCTTGAGGACGTAATCCGTCGCGCCGTTTTTCAGCGCGCGAACGGCATACTCCTCACCGATGGTGCCGGACACGAAGACGAACGGGATGTGGGGGTAGGACTGGCTGGCAATCCTGAGCGCTTCCATGCCGTCAAATCTCGGCATGGAAAAATCGGACAAGATCACGTTCGGCTGGAATTCCTCGAGCTCTCGCCGATATTCGACGGCAGTTTCTACCCGGCGTGCGTCACAGCGGATGCCGGCGCGCTTGAGTTCTCTCAACATGAGCTCGGCGTCGGTTGCGACGTCCTCGACCATCAGTATCCTGAACTGCTGGCTCATAAGTATTCTTCCCTACAACGCGCCGAATCTGTCAAACAGCCTACACCTGATCAGTCAATGCCGGGGCGACATTCCTGACAACGCTCACGCGGTCGCCGACCGCGTAATGCGCAATTTCGGTAATCGCATGCACCCGCGCGAAGGTGACGCCTTCCTTGACATCAATGAGGGAAGGATCCAGCCATATACCGTGCGTTTCCCCGAGCAGCGTCATGGTCGGAGAATGCCCGCGGGAGGAGCTAGAGAAGTTACCGTTGGTGAAGGAAAAACAGGGACGGGAAGATCGCATCCTGTACGCGCAGGGCGGACTGCAGAAGCAGAAAGGGGTGAGCAATGCGTACGTGTTGGATCGGGGAACTATTCGTGACGTCGTCGCCTGGTGGCGGGAAAGCTCTTCGACTCAGGATTATCCTAAACCGAGCATTGGCGCGGCTTCCCAAGGGTTATTCGACTACCGCCGGCCACCAATTTCTGACCCGAGGCAATCAGTAGTCGTCTTTTTCTTCTATGTCGCCGAGGTCCTCTTCGTCGTCGTAGAAGTCGTCTTCCTCTTCCTGCCAGTCTCCCGAATCGATCACCTCTTTCACGATATCGACGACTCGACTGCGCACATCCAGTTCAGCCTGGCCGCTGATGCCTTTCGTTTCGAAATAAACATCCTCGTCATCGTCGATGGTCACCGTCGCGTCCGGCCATTCTTCCTGCAATGCCTGAAGCAGCTGGCTCTTGAACTGTTCATATTCTTCCTCGGAGACGACTCCGAGCAGATCGTGGTTCGCGAAATAGGCGATCGAAAGTAAGGAGGCCATGTCGTTGTGCGCCGACCAAATTGCAGATGGCGGAAGAATACCCAAATCCTGACTTATTTTCCGCATTTCCGCGGCTGTCGTAAACCACTCGAGGGCTTGAAATTAGTTGACAGCACTTCGCGTGCCAGTTATTGCGAACTGGACGCAAGAGAGTAACTGCAAAGGCATCAACCTTGCAGAATCCTGCGGTCGATCTCCGCGAGCGTCGGCCGTCCAAGCAGGGTCAGCGTAATGTCGATCTCGTCTCGCAGAATTTCGAGGGTACGTTCCACCCCCGGCTGGCCTCCCGATGCAAGGCCGTAAAGCCAGGCCCGGCCGATCATGCAGGCTTTCGCACCGAGCGCGCGGGCGCGCACGACGTCGGTACCACGGCGGATGCCGCCTTGGTACCGATGCATGCGGTGGGTCGCCGCGCAAACCACTTTCAGGCTTCGCCGTGGCGCGTCTCCACCATCACGCCGATGTCGCGGAGAAATTGCGTCGGCATCAAACCGCCTGCACAAACGATAACGGCCTCGTTGCGCAAGGTGAACGAATTCTTTCCGTGCTTGAGTACGACCTGGTCGGGCTTGATTTCGACAACCTCGGATTCCAACAGAACGCGCACCCGACCATTCGATTCTGCCTCCTGCAGGCGGTC
This window encodes:
- a CDS encoding alpha-hydroxy-acid oxidizing protein translates to MHRYQGGIRRGTDVVRARALGAKACMIGRAWLYGLASGGQPGVERTLEILRDEIDITLTLLGRPTLAEIDRRILQG
- a CDS encoding PAS domain S-box protein, whose protein sequence is MWVYDIETLRFLAVNDTAIARYGFNREEFLAMTIKDIRPEKDLPRLVDHVAKPLPMVNKPEFWKHQAKSGELIDVEIASHDLVLEGRPARIVVAYNITERKRDEEALRKSETRLRAIIETEPECVKVVAGDGKLLEMNQAGLAMLQASSLAEAQQQSLLEFIVPEHRAAFGDLHKRVMQGESGALEFEVIGLKGARRWLETRAVPLRTAAGRVQELLGITRDITERKHAGQALRESEAKYRQLIEQAADGIFISDAGGNFILVNSRGCELLGYTENELIGMNGKVTYLEEDREIHTKRMEQVRSGQVLRFERMIKRKDESAFPAEVSLKMLDTGLVQVIFHDITTRRSQEQKIARLGRIHAVLSDINSAIVRIRDREELFQEACRIAVDQGGFTVGWISVLDHASGKLVPVAKAGLPL